A part of Leishmania braziliensis MHOM/BR/75/M2904 complete genome, chromosome 30 genomic DNA contains:
- a CDS encoding putative kinesin produces the protein MSEQRITVAVRIRPPIGCERYEPICVRKADDNQTITITAEETSANVSGASTFQFDYVFDEADDQVSVYDEGVQETVDHALSGFNATVLTYGQTGSGKTYTILGSKSSNGKVTAESGVFMRVFDDLFMYKESVKERIHIIITLSALELYVEDVMDLLSDKRKLKLRETPEETITIGINTVEVRTMADVERNFDIANSFRSVTATKMNDTSSRSHALFFIDLFQVQVEKSPQLPELSQLVDETGMSLSKGIPGVIKSRIALVDLAGSERVKRSGVTGQAMVEAQAINKSLSTLGTVINAMYLQNSHIPFRESKLTKLLKPCFVDTNSRLLLIGQVAPPSNSASESLGTLRFCDRVKGLKAGQVMGFSDPAAEEAFLRSRRANEELLAEMRILNAQYYYEVVSVRRLAAAKGVSVDQERQRVVAELKAGAADLVERKEREALEKAEREVNAQRDAEVERFVLHMNNLIEEYEQVAYAVKKEKKALKKLREEQGAEQEAQLHEAKKSKKHRLKMQEAIAEAQQSVEAMVCEAETLNRQIEAVKKETAAGAIDDVDDAAPPNKAMSSAVEEATHSLVESFYNHVAEQSRLYSMFVSRLSATRLERSRVRRMKLMSSTLVTEGTLLYDLIAFLVERAVDVSEGNALPGAKWGWFDVDGLSRRLLCGDEMYPPMLPSEFEQLDAEAQPCHEEPHKITFLSSDESDGENSHHAAESRRIRQIRDAAASAKAENLHALRSNDMEGRGHGSSSGGSSDGDSDAGRSSGKGSAPASAPHGHQSEWMDGQLVRGTPPPDAALAVADTAEDAPPVAIKSDGRSKKKDAISADSGAAGVASSSEKNGAVAASAAQPPKTRSGRHGKARNVAPTVAAASDGSASDTFGDESSGTEASSSPSESDGEDESAAARKAHKKKEREAACIARDIDEDELPVDAPNPSYQEKDSRALMKVYDSPTLVQDLIRFLRSGSRMTKHCRRGKPHQRIFWVSTQRGKRELFWKEPDSRSADYSCIQLSDVSFIQLGCFGKVFSRHRIPPTDPAFFRAFTIGLKHGGRTVDIVAETLPDYEAWVVGLSHLVAVDPVWGGKIDLTLEVGTDRLTYFEASVCEANYIHPLEYLELKRRVQHVAKRTMQVMAECGNDTVRAQAILGGIHPPAVNGNCAVYMTKGEMRFLLADTFDIIRVSRLWMLFQQMNLVYDDNFTPATAFGITQRES, from the coding sequence ATGTCGGAGCAGCGCATCACTGTCGCAGTGCGTATTCGTCCACCGATCGGGTGTGAGCGCTACGAGCCCATATGCGTTCGCAAAGCCGACGATAACCAGACCATCACCATTACCGCCGAAGAAACGTCTGCAAACGTCAGTGGTGCTAGTACCTTTCAATTTGACTACGTCTTCGACGAGGCCGATGATCAGGTCTCCGTGTACGACGAGGGCGTCCAGGAAACGGTGGATCATGCCCTCTCGGGCTTCAACGCCACGGTCCTGACGTACGGCCAGACCGGCTCAGGTAAGACCTACACCATTCTAGGTAGCAAGTCATCGAACGGCAAAGTCACGGCAGAGTCCGGTGTCTTCATGCGAGTTTTCGATGACCTGTTCATGTACAAGGAATCTGTCAAGGAGCGAATCCACATTATCATCACCCTCTCCGCACTGGAGCTGTACGTCGAGGACGTGATGGACTTGCTATCGGACAAGAGAAAGCTGAAGCTGCGCGAGACACCAGAGGAGACGATCACGATTGGCATCAACACAGTGGAGGTGCGCACCATGGCGGATGTCGAGCGTAACTTCGATATCGCAAACTCCTTCCGCTCCGTGACGGCCACAAAGATGAACGACACCAGTTCTCGCAGCCACGCGCTCTTCTTCATTGACCTCTTTCAAGTTCAGGTGGAGAagtcgccgcagctgccagAATTGTCGCAGCTCGTTGACGAAACGGGCATGTCTCTGTCGAAGGGCATTCCTGGCGTTATCAAGTCCCGTATCGCCCTCGTTGATCTCGCCGGCAGCGAACGGGTGAAGCGCTCCGGTGTCACTGGGCAGGCCAtggtggaggcgcaggcaATCAATAAGTCCCTTTCCACTCTCGGGACGGTCATCAACGCCATGTATCTGCAGAATTCGCACATTCCGTTTCGCGAATCCAAACTGacgaagctgctgaagccgTGCTTTGTCGACACTAACTCGCGTCTGCTACTGATTGGGCAggtggcaccgccgtcgaACAGCGCCTCCGAGTCGCTGGGGACGCTTCGCTTCTGCGACCGTGTCAAAGGGCTCAAGGCCGGGCAGGTGATGGGTTTCAGCGACCCAGCCGCCGAGGAAGCTTTTCTGCGGTCGCGCCGCGCCAACGAGGAGCTGCTAGCCGAGATGCGCATTCTCAACGCACAGTACTACTACGAGGTGGTGAGCGTGCGGCGCCTCGCGGCGGCCAAAGGCGTGTCCGTGGACCAGGAACGGCAGCGCGTCGTGGCAGAACTGAAGGCCGGGGCGGCAGATCTCGTGGAGCGCAAGGAgcgcgaggcgctggagaaggcggagcgcGAGGTGAATGCGCAGCGAGATGCCGAGGTGGAGCGGTTTGTGTTGCACATGAACAACCTCATCGAAGAGTACGAGCAGGTCGCCTACGCGGtcaagaaggaaaagaaggcgTTGAAGAAACTGAGAGAGGAGCAGGGCGCAGAGCAGGAGGCACAGCTTCATGAGGCCAAGAAGAGCAAGAAGCACCGACTGAAGATGCAGGAGGCTATTGCCGAGGCACAGCAGAGCGTCGAGGCTATGGTTTGTGAGGCTGAGACACTTAATCGGCAGATCGAGGCGGTGAAGAAAGAGACTGCGGCTGGTGCGATTGACGACGTCGAcgacgctgcgcctccgaACAAGGCGATGAGTAGTGCGGTTGAAGAGGCCACGCACAGTCTCGTGGAGTCCTTCTACAACCACGTTGCGGAGCAAAGTCGTCTCTACTCGATGTTCGTGTCGCGTCTGTCCGCCACGAGACTGGAGCGGTCGCGGGTGCGACGGATGAAGCTAATGAGCTCCACGTTAGTGACGGAGGGTACCCTACTCTACGACCTGATTGCTTTCCTAGTTGAGCGCGCTGTCGACGTGTCGGAGGGCAACGCGCTGCCTGGGGCGAAGTGGGGCTGGTTCGACGTCGACGGTCTTAGCcggcgcctcctctgcgGAGACGAGATGTACCCGCCCATGTTGCCGTCTGAGTTTGAGCAGCTCGACGCGGAGGCTCAACCGTGCCATGAGGAGCCGCATAAAATCACTTTCCTCAGCTCTGATGAGAGCGATGGCGAGAACTCGCACCACGCCGCCGAATCTCGTCGCATTCGGCAGATCCgtgacgccgccgcctccgccaagGCTGAGAACCTACACGCCTTACGCTCCAACGACATGGAGGGCAGGGGCCACGGGTCCAGTAGCGGAGGCAGCTCTGACGGGGACAGCGATGCCGGCAGGTCGAGCGGCAAAGGGTCCGCTCCTGCCTCAGCGCCGCACGGACACCAGTCAGAGTGGATGGATGGTCAGCTTGTCAGGGGGACGCCCCCCCCGgatgcggcgctggcggtaGCGGATACAGCAGAAGATGCGCCGCCTGTGGCGATCAAGTCAGATGGGCGCAGCAAAAAGAAGGATGCGATATCCGCAGACTCTGGGGCCGCCGGTGTCGCCTCTTCGAGTGAGAAAAACGGTGCTGTGGCGgcctctgcagcgcaacCGCCAAAAACTAGGTCAGGTCGGCATGGCAAAGCACGGAATGTAGCGCCCACGGTGGCAGCCGCATCAGATGGTAGCGCTAGCGATACGTTCGGTGACGAGTCGAGCGGGACAGaggcctcgtcgtcgccatcaGAGAGTGACGGTGAGGACGAGTCGGCGGCGGCTCGGAAGGCCCACAAGAAGAAAGAGCGGGAAGCTGCGTGCATAGCCAGAGACATCGATGAGGACGAGCTCCCGGTGGACGCGCCGAACCCGTCCTACCAAGAAAAAGACTCTCGTGCACTAATGAAGGTGTACGACTCGCCGACTCTCGTGCAAGACCTCATCCGGTTCCTCCGCAGCGGCTCCCGCATGACCAAGCACTGCCGTCGTGGCAAGCCCCATCAACGCATCTTCTGGGTCTCGACGCAACGCGGCAAGAGGGAGCTTTTCTGGAAAGAGCCGGACTCACGCAGCGCTGACTACTCGTGCATTCAGCTTTCCGATGTCAGCTTCATCCAGCTTGGGTGCTTTGGTAAGGTGTTTTCTCGCCACCGAATTCCCCCCACTGACCCTGCCTTTTTCCGCGCCTTCACAATCGGGCTGAAGCATGGTGGGCGAACAGTAGACATTGTGGCGGAGACGCTGCCGGACTACGAGGCGTGGGTTGTTGGTCTCTCAcacctcgtcgccgtcgacCCCGTCTGGGGCGGCAAGATTGACCTCACCTTGGAGGTTGGCACTGACCGCCTCACCTATTTTGAGGCGAGCGTGTGCGAGGCAAACTACATACACCCCTTGGAGTATCTGGAGCTGAAGAGGCGTGTTCAGCACGTCGCGAAGCGCACGATGCAGGTGATGGCGGAGTGTGGCAACGACACTGTGCGTGCCCAGGCGATCCTCGGCGGCATCCATCCTCCAGCTGTGAACGGCAACTGCGCTGTGTACATGACAAAAGGCGAGATGCGTTTTTTGCTGGCCGACACCTTCGACATAATTCGGGTGTCGCGGCTGTGGATGCTCTTCCAACAGATGAACCTCGTCTACGACGACAACTTCACTCCCGCTACCGCGTTCGGCATCACGCAGCGCGAATCGTGA
- a CDS encoding putative ama1 protein yields MHTQPQALGAPNAASQGKGVPGNGADVYKTSAPPGAQWPSNDQPIPYNQRFNMLPHVKDSSQFHQLDGTIAVNRGPWHFSLCVCCQGIDSCCEAWCCMPCQLSRQCNMLTNNRKEIHWPYCLLMTFCDYTWLVFNASCIFASETRRMARERYSISGSSCEDCCIGYFCRPCSTQQVLLEMTLMNEFPGATCYEATSHPAGRRMV; encoded by the coding sequence ATGCATACGCAACCCCAGGCTCTGGGCGCCCCCAACGCGGCTTCGCAGGGCAAGGGTGTGCCCGGCAACGGTGCTGACGTGTACAAAACTTCTGCGCCTCCTGGTGCGCAGTGGCCTTCAAATGACCAGCCAATACCATACAATCAGAGGTTCAATATGCTTCCACATGTTAAAGATTCCTCCCAATTTCACCAGCTTGACGGCACTATAGCCGTAAACCGCGGGCCCTGGCACttctcgctctgtgtgtgctgccaGGGGATAGATTCGTGCTGCGAGGCATGGTGCTGCATGCCTTGCCAGCTGAGCCGGCAGTGCAATATGCTGACGAACAACCGCAAGGAGATCCACTGGCCATACTGCTTGCTGATGACCTTCTGCGACTACACCTGGCTTGTCTTTAATGCGTCGTGCATCTTTGCCAGCGAGACACGCCGGATGGCACGCGAGCGGTACAGTATTTCAGGCTCTTCCTGCGAGGACTGCTGCATTGGTTACTTTTGCCGCCCCTGCTCTacgcagcaggtgctgctggagatgACTCTGATGAACGAATTCCCAGGCGCCACGTGCTACGAGGCTACTTCTCATCCCGCGGGCAGGCGGATGGTGTAG
- a CDS encoding p1/s1 nuclease yields the protein MPASVSLRLCLRVRYLLVLISALCAVGVLGWGCTGHMVLAEIARRQLDPSNEKKIQAMAMKFKESGPFLLSPDMIQAACWPDDVKRWGQDAMSTWHYYAMQYNPDGINITDSVEAVNAVSVSLDMITSLSNVRSPLYMLNFAWVYLVHLIGDLHQPLHAVSRYSEKYPHGDRGGNLVWVRVQTKMLRLHAFWDNICTATPVLYRRPLSSTDLLAISETADRLLKTYSFSSDLKTMQDVQRMANESYAFAVNSSYADMIPGTTLSAAYISRCVEVAESRLTLGGYRLGYILNKLLSDIDVDENAMKAYSAAVLKRGATGTPPVRTASRL from the coding sequence ATGCCCGCGTCTGTCAGCCTACGTCTGTGCCTCAGAGTACGGTACCTCCTGGTGCTCATCTCTGCGCTCTGTGCGGTGGGGGTTCTCGGCTGGGGCTGCACAGGGCACATGGTTCTCGCCGAGATTGCGCGCCGACAGTTGGACCCGTCGAACGAGAAAAAGATCCAGGCGATGGCGATGAAGTTTAAGGAGAGCGGCCCGTTCCTGTTGTCTCCAGACATGATTCAGGCTGCGTGCTGGCCAGATGATGTGAAGAGGTGGGGCCAGGACGCCATGAGCACGTGGCACTACTACGCTATGCAGTACAACCCGGATGGTATCAATATCACGGATTCGGTCGAGGCAGTGAACGCCGTCTCCGTCTCCCTCGACATGATAACATCGCTGAGCAACGTTAGGTCACCGCTGTACATGTTGAACTTTGCGTGGGTGTATCTAGTACACTTAATTGGTGATCTGCACCAGCCCCTGCATGCAGTGTCGAGGTACTCTGAAAAATACCCGCACGGTGACCGCGGCGGCAACTTGGTTTGGGTTCGCGTACAGACGAAAATGCTGAGGCTGCATGCCTTCTGGGATAATATTTGCACTGCCACACCAGTGTTGTACAGGCGACCCCTTTCCTCCACCGACCTCTTGGCCATCTCTGAGACGGCGGATCGGCTGCTGAAAACTTATTCGTTTTCAAGCGACTTAAAGACCATGCAGGACGTGCAGAGGATGGCAAATGAGAGCTACGCGTTTGCTGTGAACAGCAGCTACGCTGACATGATCCCGGGCACGACTCTCAGCGCTGCTTATATTTCTCGATGCGTGGAAGTCGCTGAAAGTCGTTTGACACTCGGCGGCTACCGCCTTGGCTATATTCTGAATAAGCTCCTGTCAGATATCGACGTAGACGAGAACGCCATGAAAGCATAcagtgctgcggtgctgaaGCGGGGCGCCACCGGTACGCCACCGGTACGCACGGCCAGCAGGCTGTAA
- a CDS encoding putative N-acyl-L-amino acid amidohydrolase produces the protein GTGNKLQGICETFHSAKFRVDETAIPIGLSFHVGYVYDNLRE, from the coding sequence GGCACGGGTAACAAGTTACAGGGCATCTGCGAGACGTTTCACTCGGCGAAGTTCCGTGTCGATGAGACTGCGATTCCGATTGGTCTCAGCTTCCATGTGGGCTACGTGTACGACAACCTAAGGGAGTAA
- a CDS encoding putative GTPase activating protein, giving the protein MLPAFLERILGYPGVDKTSTSPGVGSDGGIALTSGSGGAKSSTQYRAVTRPYRCSQNNPVLPPGDVAGSAKDGDGDGTSLKSSTVGGGGFNFSKECRSSLMSIGSFIGMGTGQSSVSMVPVSQTSSGALHLNKLAAPTFSSPIATVTYLKQNTPMTKTPAPTTATATTSAALSGEHARRFQETLCADSVDMVLLRELSWQGCPVALRYEAWMFLTGCWTAQSATRQPTVSRRRIEYASYINSSYGIVDWDTVCAMVDRGVDTAVHRSTLKSLEPTAGAPQMAGTPGQTTLTELMAVPSGASSLLRAASLTTGGNTTTVANEVAASPPPLLPQRPHGFQSTSAALEDSRLPLPLNTSGSDAQPPSQLLPHHSVNLLTASSSLGTLPTPPGSSRRASASVGPTDAASASSPSHPQFSAPPRPALEVLRLPNVVPAAAPSAAGGGPGGGLGHQLSASTMLGSKELQTLKQIRKDIPRMSGGHCYLRHPCVQGSIERILFIWSLRHPACGYVQGMNDLVVPFMGVVLGYRFCSTRSVTELHAYTEEILNHLWSASAVPVTQWINEVEADVYWMTSYLLNTIQDNYTSSHAGITTMMRHLAAVVQAADPPLYHCLVNVLQLQFEQFSFRWMNCLLMRELTETQSLRLLDAYLSDEARRWSVTHVYVCAALLLRWGPQLMAFSEDYISALRFLQAPPTEQLSLRDIQDVLSEAFVLQNLYEASLTRLSSTAE; this is encoded by the coding sequence ATGCTTCCAGCCTTTCTAGAGCGTATCTTGGGCTACCCAGGAGTCGACAAGACCTCCACAAGCCCTGGCGTAGGCTCAGATGGCGGGATTGCGTTAACGTccggcagcggaggtgctAAGAGCAGTACGCAGTACAGGGCTGTCACGCGGCCGTACCGGTGCAGTCAAAACAACCCAGTGCTGCCACCAGGCGACGTTGCCGGCAGTGCTAAAGATGGCGATGGGGACGGCACATCTCTCAAGAGTTCCACGGTTGGGGGCGGCGGCTTCAACTTCTCCAAAGAGTGTAGGTCCTCTTTGATGAGCATTGGATCGTTCATCGGGATGGGCACCGGGCAGTCGTCAGTTTCCATGGTACCCGTTTCGCAAACCTCCAGCGGCGCTTTACACCTCAACAAATTGGCCGCGCCGACTTTTTCCAGCCCCATTGCGACTGTGACCTACCTTAAGCAGAACACTCCGATGACCAAAACCCCTGCCCCTACCACGGCCACCGCTACCACCAGTGCTGCCCTGAGTGGCGAGCATGCAAGGCGCTTTCAGGAGACACTGTGTGCAGACTCAGTGGATATGGTGCTACTGCGGGAGCTGAGCTGGCAGGGTTGCCCGGTCGCCCTCCGGTACGAGGCGTGGATGTTTCTCACCGGATGCTGGACGGCACAGTCCGCAACGCGCCAGCCGACCGTGTCGAGGCGCCGCATCGAGTACGCCTCGTACATCAACAGCTCCTACGGTATTGTCGACTGGGACACTGTATGTGCGATGGTGGACCGCGGCGTCGACACGGCGGTGCACCGGTCAACTCTCAAGTCACTCGAGCCCACCGCTGGTGCACCACAGATGGCGGGGACGCCGGGGCAAACAACTCTGACAGAGCTGATGGCCGTACCATCCGGCGCCTCGAGTCTCTTGCGTGCTGCGTCGCTCACGACTGGCGGCAACACAACCACAGTGGCTAATGAGGTCGccgcctctccgcctccgttGCTTCCGCAGCGCCCACACGGATTTCAGAGCACGTCTGCTGCCCTTGAGGATTCCCGCTTGCCGTTGCCGCTCAACACAAGCGGGAGTGACGCGCAaccgccgtcgcagctgTTACCCCACCACTCAGTGAATCTCCTGACAGCAAGCTCTTCCCTGGGCACTCTGCCAACTCCTCCTGGCTCCTcgcgccgcgcctccgcctcggtaGGGCCCACAGATGCCGCCAGTGCCAGCTCGCCTTCTCATCCCCAATTttcagcaccgccacgcccggcgctggaggtgctcaGGTTGCCCAATGTtgtgccagcagcagcaccatctgCGGCCGGTGGCGGTCCTGGCGGGGGGCTAGGGCACCAGCTTAGCGCCAGCACGATGCTGGGCTCGAAGGAGCTGCAAACCCTGAAACAGATCCGCAAGGACATCCCTCGAATGTCCGGAGGCCACTGCTACCTGCGCCACCCATGCGTGCAGGGCTCCATTGAGCGCATCCTGTTCATCTGGTCCCTCCGCCACCCGGCCTGTGGCTACGTGCAGGGTATGAACGACCTTGTCGTCCCGTTCATGGGTGTGGTGCTGGGTTACCGCTTCTGCTCGACTCGCTCGGTTACAGAGCTGCACGCCTACACTGAGGAAATCCTCAACCATCTGTGGTCCGCTTCGGCAGTGCCGGTCACGCAGTGGATTaacgaggtggaggcggatGTGTACTGGATGACATCGTATTTACTCAACACCATCCAAGATAACTATACGAGCAGCCACGCAGGGATCACGACCATGATGCGGCACCTTGCGGCGGTCGTGCAAGCTGCAGACCCGCCACTCTACCATTGCTTGGTGAATGTCTTACAGCTCCAGTTTGAGCAGTTTTCCTTCCGGTGGATGAACTGCTTGCTAATGCGCGAGCTGACCGAAACGCagtcgctgcggctgctcgaCGCGTATCTGTCGGATGAagcgcggcggtggagtgTCACGcacgtgtacgtgtgcgcggCCCTGCTGCTACGCTGGGGCCCGCAGCTGATGGCGTTTAGCGAGGACTATATCAGTGCACTGAGGTTTCTGCAGGCACCACCGACGGAGCAGCTGTCACTGCGCGACATTCAGGACGTGCTCTCAGAGGCCTTTGTGCTGCAGAACCTGTATGAAGCCTCCTTGACACGTCTGTCTTCGACCGCGGAGTGA
- a CDS encoding putative ama1 protein, with translation MHTQPQALGAPNAASQGKGVPGNGAGGYKTSAPPGAQWPSNVQKGQYASAYGKDGNILNYPPGGPTGPNAVANRGWWHFSLCVCCKDCDSCCESWCCAPCQLSRQCNMLTNNRKEIHWPYCLLMTFCDCTIIIFNVSCIFASETRRMARERYGISGSTLEDCCYGFWCTPCSTQQVLLEMTLMNEFPGATCYEATSHPAGRRMV, from the coding sequence ATGCATACGCAACCCCAGGCTCTGGGCGCCCCCAACGCGGCTTCGCAGGGCAAGGGTGTGCCCGGCAACGGTGCTGGCGGGTACAAAACTTCTGCGCCTCCTGGTGCGCAGTGGCCTTCTAACGTGCAGAAAGGTCAGTACGCGTCGGCGTACGGGAAGGATGGGAACATCTTGAACTACCCACCGGGCGGGCCGACTGGCCCCAACGCGGTCGCAAACCGCGGTTGGTGGCActtctcgctgtgtgtgtgctgtaaAGATTGCGACTCATGCTGCGAGTCATGGTGCTGTGCACCTTGCCAGCTGAGCCGGCAGTGCAATATGCTGACGAACAACCGCAAGGAGATCCACTGGCCATACTGCTTGCTGATGACCTTCTGTGACTGCACCATCATTATCTTTAATGTGTCGTGCATCTTTGCCAGCGAGACACGCCGGATGGCACGCGAGCGGTACGGTATTTCAGGCTCTACCCTTGAGGACTGCTGCTATGGCTTCTGGTGCACCCCCTGCTCTacgcagcaggtgctgctggagatgACTCTGATGAACGAATTCCCAGGCGCCACGTGCTACGAGGCTACTTCTCATCCCGCGGGCAGGCGGATGGTGTAG
- a CDS encoding putative ABC transporter: MIGAPWPPESVFGSTVERVASPAPVPERKTSLAEALRLRLSDFVEKMSSGEKRRVQILHGMLYPAMVHLLDECSTDIDVADRHTVLELVRQECEAKGGCCVYATHILDRIKGWATHLLLMEGGRVVDFKAVADITVPLEDYAFQFMSKRSGSARGAAAVSAPPLSYGKFMTISPASSTCPMTSAATSLSSATVSVPVTFWPQERRDDSPSEVVIDCVHLTYKNVFANLSFQVFRGERVLLCGGNGSGKSTLLNMLGGKQFFDNRHGALSVLGKRCYDGMLLNSLVSYGGDWWTAVPGGEVHVREMLQLRTSRAEHLREMLAVDMDWDVRHISSGEQRRVQLLLHLLEDKPVVLLDEATADLDIDQRHCLMQFLYEESVQRGVTVVYSTHIFGGLEGWADVVVLLDRTVRGLHAVWRASKGQSISLERVADEIVALRAREVSWATPFPTMDDTVAHAREAACLPAAITGNYDASC; this comes from the coding sequence ATGATTGGTGCTCCATGGCCCCCCGAGTCGGTGTTCGGCAGCACTGTGGAGCGCGTGGCCtcgccggcgccggtgccagAGCGTAAGACGAGCCtcgccgaggcgctgcgcctaCGTCTCTCCGACTTTGTGGAAAAGATGAGCTcgggagaaaagaggcggGTTCAGATTCTGCATGGCATGCTCTACCCCGCCATGgtgcacctcctcgacgAGTGCAGCACTGACATCGACGTCGCGGACCGGCACACGGTGCTGGAACTGGTACGGCAGGAGTGCGAGGCGAAGGGCGGATGCTGTGTGTATGCGACCCACATCCTAGACCGAATTAAAGGCTGGGCCACTCACCTGCTACTCATGGAGGGGGGCCGCGTGGTGGATTTCAAGGCAGTGGCAGACATCACCGTGCCCTTGGAAGACTACGCGTTTCAGTTCATGAgcaagcgcagcggcagtgctcgcggcgccgccgcagtgTCAGCACCGCCATTGTCGTACGGGAAGTTTATGACCATATCACCCGCATCTTCAACGTGTCCAATGACATCCGCAGCCACCTCCCTATCCTCTGCGACAGTCAGCGTGCCGGTCACGTTCTGGCCccaagagagaagggacgACAGCCCAAGCGAAGTCGTCATCGACTGTGTGCACTTGACCTACAAGAATGTGTTTGCAAACCTGTCGTTTCAGGTGTTCCGTGGTGAGCGGGTGTTGCTGTGCGGCGGTAACGGCTCTGGCAAATCCACCTTACTGAACATGCTTGGTGGGAAGCAGTTCTTTGACAATCGCCACGGTGCCCTCTCCGTGCTCGGTAAGCGCTGCTATGATGGCATGCTGCTGAACAGCCTTGTCAGCTACGGCGGAGATTGGTGGACCGCCGTGCCGGGTGGTGAGGTGCACGTGCGAGAAATGCTGCAGCTACGGACGTCTCGTGCCGAGCACTTGCGTGAGATGCTCGCCGTGGACATGGACTGGGATGTGCGGCACATCAGCTCTGGGGAGCAGAggcgtgtgcagctgctcttgcaCTTGTTGGAGGACAAACCTGTCGTGCTGCTTGATGAGGCGACCGCTGACTTGGACATTGAtcagcgccactgcctcaTGCAGTTCCTCTACGAAGAGAGCGTGCAGCGCGGGGTGACAGTCGTCTACTCGACACACATTTTCGGAGGGCTGGAGGGCTGGGCCGACgtcgtggtgctgctggaccgCACAGTACGCGGTCTTCATGCTGTGTGGCGTGCCTCTAAGGGGCAGTCCATCTCACTGGAACGTGTCGCTGATGAAATCGTTGCTCTCAGGGCGCGAGAGGTTTCTTGGGCAACACCATTCCCCACTATGGACGACACAGTTGCACATGCGCGCGAAGCCGCTTGTCTCCCGGCTGCAATTACGGGCAACTATGATGCCAGTTGCTGA